The proteins below come from a single Myxococcales bacterium genomic window:
- a CDS encoding YdcF family protein, protein MLWTLCAVASALLGARLWSRRRLARTASWRLEALVFALLIVACGVFAPSVMLLKKFVAKLVMPAGLVACGLTLVAVRSWRRGRWRERALSLTVLLAYVALSNEWLASALTVRLERDYAAIDPFDSGTFDAIVVLGGGTGLTPRGGPELGSAGDRVALGAELYRAGVTRTLVTSGASIAGLDVARDLSWETETVWRRLGVPQEAIVRVEGPRNTAEEAEAYRALITARGWRRVGLVTSGTHMRRALLQTRQRGLTLLPLPADLRGRTPQLSAPAMVPDAQAFLTMQQGLWEVLGGALVR, encoded by the coding sequence GGCTGTGGAGCCGACGAAGGCTCGCGAGGACGGCCTCGTGGCGGCTGGAAGCGCTCGTGTTCGCGCTGCTGATCGTGGCGTGCGGGGTGTTCGCGCCTTCGGTCATGTTGCTGAAAAAGTTCGTCGCGAAGCTCGTCATGCCCGCGGGTCTCGTCGCGTGCGGGCTCACCCTCGTGGCCGTGCGCAGCTGGCGTCGCGGTCGCTGGCGGGAGCGAGCGCTGTCCTTGACGGTGCTGCTCGCCTACGTCGCCCTCTCCAACGAGTGGCTCGCGAGCGCCCTCACCGTGCGGCTCGAGCGCGACTACGCAGCCATCGACCCGTTCGACTCGGGCACGTTCGACGCGATCGTCGTGCTCGGCGGCGGCACGGGCCTCACGCCGCGAGGCGGCCCCGAGCTCGGCAGCGCGGGCGACCGGGTGGCGCTCGGGGCGGAGCTCTACCGCGCGGGCGTCACCCGGACGCTCGTGACCTCGGGCGCCTCGATCGCGGGGCTCGACGTGGCTCGCGATCTCAGCTGGGAGACCGAGACCGTGTGGCGAAGGCTCGGCGTGCCGCAGGAGGCGATCGTACGCGTCGAGGGCCCACGGAACACCGCCGAGGAAGCGGAGGCCTACCGTGCGCTCATCACAGCGCGAGGGTGGCGCCGCGTGGGGCTCGTCACCTCGGGCACGCACATGCGCCGCGCGCTCCTGCAGACGCGCCAGCGAGGGCTCACTCTCCTGCCGCTCCCGGCCGATCTGCGCGGCCGCACCCCGCAGCTCTCGGCGCCCGCGATGGTGCCCGACGCGCAGGCGTTCCTCACGATGCAGCAGGGGCTCTGGGAGGTGCTCGGGGGCGCGCTGGTGCGGTAG
- a CDS encoding sulfatase-like hydrolase/transferase: MSTPVSAARASPPLPPASSAPPLSRGHADDPAGAPAGQASVARSSGLLVACAVGLAVATVLPARVALFLEQEGATRWLSFGGGLLTDAALVAPIVTASIATLAWIGVRRPALLRVGAPLLGGLLALSWLGHNAAMEFRIQRGVFPGPVEAREGLGHGDFVLAELPALLGGRFLPGNIVCAALAFALAVVARRQLASSSRAWLRRRAPLAFVCLGVLVSVTLGLGARESSAYGARLHNPGAIGSPARTLMVRLFVAGDYDGSPGAVRKLLVAAPVSPDALALGAAHMGLPPAAGARLALAETHADCMQHPLARPLAEDGTELLDAARGLSRALFRARAVAPIVHHVSLESVRADDVHGLSEDAPASLTPFLTQATRPDTASSASFSSAHQSGVRTAQALSAVVCGVGALPFHLALGRDLGALPLRCLPEVLGDAGFVGRVFYGHELVFDDMGTFLRGRGLRAHERRDFPSGAPRGVWGGVTDGPVYAAALDAAGREARAQYNFVLTLSHHNPYTIPADAPAPVEAAARAVCDARGLGGENCARLHTLAYADDALGRFVAGVEASVDASRTLVVFAADHTTHVWAPWTDAPRVDALTRVPLVVWLPEALRRAADPVAFEPAWARFRELARRRPVSNSDLPSLVLALVGDSEPMKNLPPARRWHTLGGQATSPHFRSPTGEGAVFGIDAHAHPFHVLAPGVVRTGAAPMEALRSRLDVVQARPLDAPAVALWGSFLRGYAAACPRGAP, encoded by the coding sequence TTGAGCACTCCCGTCTCCGCGGCCCGCGCGTCGCCGCCTCTCCCGCCTGCCTCGAGTGCCCCACCGCTGTCGCGGGGGCACGCCGACGACCCGGCCGGCGCTCCCGCCGGACAGGCGAGCGTCGCGCGCTCGTCCGGCCTGCTCGTCGCGTGCGCGGTGGGCCTCGCGGTCGCGACGGTGCTCCCCGCGCGCGTGGCCCTCTTCCTCGAGCAAGAGGGCGCCACCCGGTGGCTGTCGTTTGGGGGGGGCCTCCTCACGGACGCCGCGCTCGTCGCGCCGATCGTGACCGCCTCGATCGCGACGCTCGCGTGGATCGGCGTGCGTCGCCCAGCGCTGCTGCGCGTCGGCGCCCCGCTCCTCGGCGGGCTGCTCGCGCTCTCCTGGTTGGGCCACAACGCCGCCATGGAGTTTCGCATCCAGCGCGGCGTCTTTCCGGGCCCGGTCGAGGCGCGCGAGGGACTTGGCCACGGCGACTTCGTGCTCGCCGAGCTGCCCGCGCTCTTGGGCGGTCGCTTTCTGCCGGGCAACATCGTCTGCGCCGCGCTCGCGTTCGCGCTCGCGGTCGTCGCGCGTCGACAACTCGCCTCGAGCTCGCGCGCGTGGCTCCGGCGTCGCGCGCCGCTCGCGTTCGTGTGCCTCGGCGTGCTCGTGTCGGTCACCCTTGGGCTCGGGGCGCGCGAGTCGAGCGCCTATGGCGCGCGGCTCCACAACCCTGGCGCGATCGGCTCACCCGCCCGCACTTTGATGGTGCGCCTCTTCGTCGCGGGCGACTACGACGGCTCGCCCGGCGCCGTGAGAAAGCTCCTCGTCGCCGCGCCGGTCTCGCCCGACGCGCTCGCGCTCGGCGCCGCGCACATGGGCCTACCCCCGGCGGCTGGCGCGCGCCTCGCCCTCGCCGAGACGCATGCAGACTGCATGCAGCACCCGCTCGCGCGTCCACTCGCAGAAGACGGCACCGAGCTGCTCGACGCCGCGCGCGGGCTCTCGCGCGCGCTATTTCGCGCCAGGGCCGTCGCCCCGATCGTCCACCACGTGTCCCTCGAGAGCGTGCGCGCCGACGACGTGCACGGCCTCTCGGAGGACGCGCCCGCCTCGCTCACTCCCTTCCTCACGCAGGCCACGCGGCCCGACACGGCGAGCTCCGCGAGCTTCTCCAGCGCGCACCAGAGCGGGGTGCGCACCGCGCAGGCCCTGTCGGCCGTGGTGTGCGGGGTTGGGGCGCTGCCGTTCCACCTCGCGCTCGGGCGCGATCTCGGGGCGCTGCCGCTCCGGTGCCTCCCCGAGGTGCTCGGCGACGCGGGCTTCGTCGGGCGGGTCTTCTACGGGCACGAGCTCGTGTTCGACGACATGGGCACCTTCCTGCGCGGCCGAGGCCTGCGCGCACACGAGCGGCGAGACTTCCCGAGCGGCGCCCCGCGCGGCGTGTGGGGCGGAGTGACCGACGGCCCGGTGTACGCCGCCGCGCTCGACGCGGCCGGGCGCGAAGCGCGTGCACAATACAACTTCGTCCTCACCCTCTCGCACCACAACCCGTACACGATCCCCGCCGACGCCCCCGCGCCCGTAGAGGCCGCGGCCCGCGCGGTGTGCGACGCGCGCGGGCTCGGGGGCGAGAACTGCGCGCGCCTGCACACGCTCGCGTACGCCGACGACGCGCTCGGTCGGTTCGTCGCGGGGGTCGAGGCGAGCGTCGATGCGTCGCGCACCCTCGTCGTGTTCGCGGCCGATCACACGACCCACGTATGGGCGCCTTGGACCGACGCACCGCGCGTCGACGCCCTCACCCGGGTCCCGCTCGTCGTGTGGCTCCCGGAGGCGCTGCGGCGTGCCGCGGACCCCGTCGCCTTCGAGCCCGCGTGGGCGCGCTTCCGGGAGCTCGCGAGAAGACGCCCGGTGTCGAACTCCGACCTGCCGTCGCTCGTGCTCGCGCTCGTCGGCGACAGCGAGCCCATGAAGAACCTCCCGCCGGCGCGCCGGTGGCACACCCTGGGCGGTCAGGCGACGAGCCCGCACTTTCGCTCGCCGACAGGGGAGGGCGCGGTGTTTGGCATCGACGCCCACGCGCACCCGTTCCACGTCCTCGCGCCCGGCGTCGTGCGCACCGGCGCCGCGCCCATGGAGGCGCTCCGCTCGCGGCTCGACGTGGTGCAGGCCCGCCCCCTCGACGCCCCGGCGGTCGCGCTGTGGGGCAGCTTCCTCCGCGGCTACGCGGCCGCGTGTCCGCGCGGCGCTCCCTGA